The Castanea sativa cultivar Marrone di Chiusa Pesio chromosome 11, ASM4071231v1 genome contains a region encoding:
- the LOC142617246 gene encoding uncharacterized protein LOC142617246 produces the protein MAANLPFRNLLSLMQNRLLTTSAATNSSTSQLLSSSFTVNFLMNSCGLPFESALSTSQKLKLEENNLQRPQAVLAFLKSHGFDNTHITELIKKRPRILQSKVEDNLKPKIEFLTQNGFVGKLLADLIVLNPVIFRRGLSSHIKPTFQFLNTYLENNENIMAAVKRSSWLLTYDLTGILQPNIEFLKREGVPLHSISKLILTQPRTIMQKVNRLEDAVQTVKKLGLEPTSELFMLALKVLVSMKESNWNRKLEVLKSFGWSEEDIWSVFKSNPLCLACSEEKMKSAMDFCVNTMEMDVETIIRYPRFLTYAVDKRLRRRYNVLKVLKSKNLLKEGKNYASLLSQAENTFYKNYVVKHSDSIPGLMELYRGITMAENKDS, from the coding sequence ATGGCTGCTAATCTTCCCTTCAGAAACCTACTTTCTCTTATGCAAAACCGTCTTTTGACAACATCGGCAGCAACAAATTCATCAACTTCTCAACTACTTTCATCCTCATTCACTGTTAACTTCCTCATGAACTCCTGTGGGCTTCCCTTCGAATCTGCTCTCTCAACCTCACAGAAGCTCAAACTCGAAGAAAACAACCTCCAAAGGCCTCAAGCTGTGCTCGCTTTCTTGAAATCTCACGGTTTCGACAATACCCACATCACGGAATTGATCAAAAAGCGCCCAAGGATACTCCAATCCAAAGTGGAAGACAATCTCAAGCCCAAGATAGAATTCCTCACCCAAAATGGCTTTGTGGGTAAGCTTCTAGCTGACCTCATCGTATTGAATCCTGTCATTTTCAGGCGAGGCTTGAGTTCTCATATAAAACCAACGTTTCAGTTTCTGAATACATACCTTGAAAACAATGAGAATATCATGGCGGCTGTTAAGCGGTCTTCGTGGCTTTTAACTTATGATCTTACTGGGATTTTGCAACCAAatattgaatttttgaaaaggGAAGGAGTACCTTTGCATAGCATATCGAAATTGATTCTAACGCAGCCTAGAACAATAATGCAAAAAGTCAATAGGTTGGAAGATGCAGTACAAACTGTCAAAAAATTGGGTCTAGAACCGACTTCTGAGTTGTTTATGCTTGCTCTTAAAGTATTGGTTTCCATGAAGGAGTCAAATTGGAACAGAAAATTGGAAGTGTTGAAGAGTTTTGGGTGGTCGGAAGAAGATATTTGGTCTGTTTTTAAGAGCAACCCGCTTTGTTTGGCTTGCTCGGAGGAGAAAATGAAGAGTGCAATGGATTTCTGTGTGAATACTATGGAGATGGATGTAGAGACTATAATTCGTTACCCCAGATTTCTTACGTATGCGGTTGATAAAAGGCTTCGTCGAAGGTATAATGTCTTGAAGGTTTTGAAGTCAAAGAATCTGCTTAAAGAGGGCAAGAATTATGCTTCACTTCTTAGTCAAGCTGAAAACACTTTCTACAAGAATTATGTTGTTAAGCATTCAGATAGCATACCAGGCTTAATGGAGTTATACCGTGGTATCACTATGGCAGAGAATAAAGATAGTTGA
- the LOC142617247 gene encoding uncharacterized protein LOC142617247 codes for MAVNLPFRNLLSLMQNRFLTTSAAKNSSTSQLLSSSFTVNYLMNSCGLPLESALSTSRQLKLEENNLQRPQAVLAFLKSHGFDNTHIAELIKKRPKILQSKVEDNLKPKIEFLTQNGFVGKLLADLIVLNPVILRRGLSSHIKPSFQFLNTYLDNNENVMAAVKRSSWLLTYDLTGILQPNIDFLIREGVPLHSISKMILTQPRTIMRKVNRLEDAVQTLEKLGLEPTSPLFMHAFRVLVSMKESTWSRKMEVLKSLGWSEEDIWSVFKSNPLCLACSEEKMRSAMDFYVNTMEMDVETIIRYPRFLMYAVDKRLRPRYNVLKVLKSKNVLKEGKNYAWLLTQNENTFYKNYVVKHSDSIPGLMELYRGITMAENKDS; via the coding sequence ATGGCTGTTAATCTTCCCTTCAGAAACCTGCTTTCTCTTATGCAAAATCGTTTTTTGACAACATCGGCAgcaaaaaattcatcaacttcTCAACTACTTTCATCCTCATTCACTGTTAACTACCTCATGAACTCATGTGGGCTTCCCTTAGAATCTGCCCTCTCAACCTCACGGCAGCTCAAGCTCGAAGAAAACAACCTCCAAAGGCCTCAAGCTGTGCTCGCTTTCTTGAAATCTCACGGATTTGACAATACCCACATCGCGGAATTGATCAAAAAGCGCCCAAAGATACTCCAATCCAAAGTGGAAGACAATCTCAAGCCCAAGATAGAGTTCCTCACCCAAAATGGCTTTGTGGGTAAGCTTCTTGCTGACCTCATTGTTTTGAATCCTGTCATTTTGAGGCGAGGCTTGAGTTCTCATATAAAACCATCATTTCAGTTTCTGAATACATACCTTGACAACAATGAGAATGTTATGGCGGCTGTTAAGCGGTCTTCGTGGCTTTTAACTTATGATCTTACTGGGATTTTGCAaccaaatattgattttttgatAAGGGAAGGAGTACCTTTACATAGCATATCGAAAATGATTCTAACGCAGCCTAGAACAATAATGCGGAAAGTCAATAGGTTGGAAGATGCAGTACAAACTCTCGAAAAATTGGGTCTAGAACCGACTTCTCCGTTGTTTATGCATGCTTTTAGAGTATTGGTTTCCATGAAGGAGTCAACTTGGAGCAGAAAAATGGAAGTGTTGAAGAGTTTGGGGTGGTCGGAAGAGGATATTTGGTCGGTTTTTAAGAGCAACCCGCTTTGTTTGGCTTGCTCGGAGGAGAAAATGAGGAGTGCAATGGATTTCTATGTGAATACTATGGAGATGGATGTAGAGACTATAATTCGTTACCCCAGATTTCTAATGTATGCAGTTGATAAAAGGCTCCGTCCAAGGTATAATGTCTTGAAGGTTTTGAAGTCAAAGAATGTGCTTAAAGAGGGCAAGAATTATGCTTGGCTTCTTACTCAAAACGAAAACACTTTCTACAAGAATTATGTTGTTAAGCATTCAGATAGCATACCAGGCTTAATGGAGTTATACCGTGGTATCACTATGGCAGAGAATAAAGATAGTTGA
- the LOC142617248 gene encoding nascent polypeptide-associated complex subunit alpha-like protein 1, whose amino-acid sequence MTAQTQEELLAAHLEQQAIDPDEPVLEDEDDDDEDDDDDDKDDDEVEGQHDGDASGRSKQSRSEKKSRKAMLKLGMKPIPGVSRVTVKKSKNILFVISKPDVFKSPTSDTYVIFGEAKIEDLSSQLQTQAAEQFKAPDLSNVISKPETSAVAQDDEEVDETGVEPKDIELVMTQAGVTRSKAVKALKAADGDIVTAIMDLTN is encoded by the exons ATGACTGCCCAAACCCAGGAAGAGCTTCTCGCTGCCCATCTCGAACAGCAAGCCATCGAt CCCGATGAGCCCGTGCTTGAGGACGAAgatgatgatgacgaggatgacgatgatgatgacaagGATGATGATGAAGTTGAGG GACAACATGATGGAGATGCAAGTGGTAGGTCAAAGCAAAGCAGAAGTGAAAAGAAAAGTCGCAAAGCAATGTTGAAGCTTGGCATGAAACCTATCCCGGGTGTTAGCCGAGTCACTGTCAAAAAGAGCAAGAAT ATATTGTTTGTCATCTCAAAACCCGATGTTTTCAAGAGTCCAACTTCAGACACGTATGTAATCTTTGGGGAGGCAAAGATCGAGGATTTGAGCTCTCAACTACAGACTCAGGCTGCAGAGCAGTTTAAGGCTCCTGATCTCAGCAATGTGATTTCCAAACCTGAGACTTCGGCTGTGGCTCAAGATGATGAAGAAGTAGATGAGACTGGAGTGGAACCCAAGGACATAGAGTTGGTGATGACACAGGCAGGAGTCACTAGGTCAAAGGCTGTGAAGGCATTGAAGGCTGCAGATGGAGACATAGTTACTGCCATCATGGATCTTACCAACTGA